From Rutidosis leptorrhynchoides isolate AG116_Rl617_1_P2 chromosome 3, CSIRO_AGI_Rlap_v1, whole genome shotgun sequence, a single genomic window includes:
- the LOC139899208 gene encoding probable indole-3-pyruvate monooxygenase YUCCA5 → MFCLSDQSLPARRCVWVNGPVIVGAGPSGLAISACLREQGVPFVVIERADCIASLWQKRTYDRLKLHLPKTFCQLPKLPFPDEYPEYPTKKQFITYLENYAKKFDINPKFNECVQSAKYDKACNIWRVKTASTTGIVRVQTEYICQMLVVATGENAEGVVPEIEGLQDFSGEVIHAKDYKSGEKYAGNKVLVVGCGNSGMEVSLDLANYNAKPSMVVRSSVHVLPREIFGKSTFDLSMMLMKWLPLWLVDNIMLILAWLILGNITKYGIKRPSLGPLTLKNKHGKTPVLDIGALERIRSGDIKVVPGIKRFYRGSVEFINGEIFEIDSVVLATGYRSNVPYWLQESELFDKNGFPKRQYPNGWKGKNGLYAAGFTRKGLAGVSLDAIKIAKDIGNVWKEELNKKKRKVPAHRRCISTF, encoded by the exons ATGTTTTGTCTCTCTGATCAAAGTTTACCCGCTCGTCGGTGCGTTTGGGTTAATGGCCCAGTCATAGTTGGGGCGGGCCCGTCTGGGCTCGCCATTTCTGCTTGCCTAAGAGAACAAGGCGTTCCTTTCGTAGTAATCGAAAGAGCTGACTGCATTGCTTCTCTTTGGCAAAAAAGAACCTATGACCGCTTAAAGTTACACCTCCCGAAAACATTCTGCCAACTTCCAAAACTACCCTTTCCCGACGAATACCCCGAATATCCCACTAAAAAACAATTTATCACTTATCTCGAGAACTACGCCAAGAAATTTGACATCAACCCGAAATTCAATGAGTGCGTCCAATCGGCAAAGTATGACAAGGCATGTAACATCTGGCGGGTAAAAACTGCCTCGACAACGGGCATTGTCCGGGTCCAGACAGAATATATCTGTCAAATGTTAGTAGTGGCAACTGGAGAAAATGCCGAAGGAGTTGTACCGGAAATTGAAGGCTTACAAGACTTCTCCGGCGAGGTCATCCATGCAAAAGACTACAAGTCCGGTGAGAAATACGCAGGAAATAAAGTTTTAGTTGTCGGTTGTGGTAATTCCGGTATGGAAGTCTCCCTTGATCTTGCAAATTACAATGCAAAGCCATCAATGGTGGTTAGAAGCTCG GTTCATGTATTACCGCGTGAAATATTTGGGAAATCTACATTTGATTTGTCCATGATGCTGATGAAATGGCTACCATTATGGCTAGTAGATAACATCATGTTAATCCTGGCATGGTTGATTCTTGGAAACATAACAAAATATGGAATCAAAAGACCATCTTTAGGTCCATTAACACTCAAAAACAAACATGGGAAGACGCCCGTTCTTGATATCGGTGCACTCGAGAGAATTCGATCAGGTGACATCAAAGTTGTACCCGGGATCAAAAGATTTTACCGGGGTTCAGTCGAGTTCATCAATGGCGAAATTTTTGAAATTGATTCAGTTGTTTTGGCAACTGGGTATCGTAGCAATGTTCCATATTGGCTTCAG GAAAGTGAGTTATTTGATAAAAATGGCTTTCCAAAGAGACAGTATCCAAATGGGTGGAAAGGAAAAAATGGATTATATGCAGCAGGGTTTACAAGAAAAGGACTTGCAGGTGTATCATTAGATGCAATTAAAATAGCAAAAGATATTGGGAATGTTTGGAAAGAAGAATTAAATAAGAAAAAGAGGAAAGTTCCTGCTCATAGAAGATGCATTTCAACTTTCTAA